ATAGGCAGGAGCTGTGGGTCTCGCAAATGTCGTCAAGTCAAACCTAGGTAAGCTCTCGCTAGTCGCTAAAGCAGGCGGTCTGTGTCGAAATTCTGATGCCGCATCGTCATGTAGGCCCAAGGGGTACCATCAAGATGTTGGTGGATGGCTCGGGTCAGATCAAGATGACAAAGGTGAGCTAGCCTGGACTCAGACAACCGAAGACAATAGCTGACACGGCTTCTCGACCTAGGACGGTAAAGTCCTCCTGTCAGAGATGCAGatccaggtgagttgagatAATTCTTTTGGCTTTGGTCAGTAGCTGACAGGTCAATCCGCAGAATCCCACAGCAGCAATGATTGCTCGAACGGCCGTCGCGCAGGACGAGCAAGTCGGAGATGGAACTACCTCTGTAGTCTTACTCGTGGGAGAGTTGTTGAAGCAGGCCGACCGATATATCCAGGAAGGTGTCCACCCCCGAGTGATCGGAGAGGGTTTCGAcatggcgaagaaggaggctCTATCTGTAAGCTACATCATCCTGTTCGATTCCAATAGGACTGTACAGCTAACAGAGCCTTGACACAGTTCCTCGACTCTTTCAAGCAATTCCCTAAACTCGACCGAGCTaacctcatctccgtcgCCCACACTGCCCTCTCGACCAAGCTCCACGCCAAACTCGCTACCAAGCTCTCAGCTGATGTTGTCGATGCTGTCCTCGCCATCCAGGCTCCCGAGACCATTGAGGAAGGCGCTCATCGTGAACCTATCGACTTGCACATGATTgaagtgatgaagatgcaGCACAGGACGGATACGGATACTCAGTTGATCAAGGGTTTGGTAATGGACCACGGAGCTAGACATCCGGATATGCCTAAGAGGGTCGAAAACGCTTTTATTCTCACCTTGAACGTTTCCCTCGAGTACGAGAAGACGTGAGTGGGCAAATTTATCGGTTTGCTTTGGGGCTTTCAGTGATTGACAAAGAGGTGTTTTACAGCGAGGTCAACTCTGGCTTCTTCTACTCTTCCGCCGAACAACGTGAGAAGCTCGTAGAGTCCGAAAGGCGATTTGTCGATTCGAAACTGAAGAAGATTGTTGAGTTCAAGAACGCCGTCTGTGACCAAGCTGTCGGATCaggagagaagcagaagaacTTTGTGTTGATCAACCAAAAGGGTATTGACCCTATGAGTCTGGATGTGTTGGCGAAGAACGGCATTTTGGCATTGAGAAGAGCTAAGAGAAGGAACATGGAGCGGTGCGTTGCCAAATATAATACACCAGGGACATGTGCTGAACGAGAGACATCGCACGCAGATTGCAATTCGCTTGTGGTGGTGTTGCGCAAAACTCGGTTGAGGATCTTACTCCGGACGTCCTCGGTTGGGCCGGCCTGGTATATGAACACACtcttggagaagagaagtaCACTTTcgtggaggatgtcaaggaGCCCAAATCGGTTACGATGTTGATCAAGGGTAAGTGGCGTTCACTTCCTCCGGTGTGACTGTTATTGATATCTGGTGTCTCTCTATTTGTAGGACCCAACGCCCACACTATGACTCAAATCCAAGATGCTCTTCGAGACGGATTCCGATCTGTGAAGAACGCCATCGAAGACCACTGTGTGATCCCTGGAGCAGGAGCGTTCGAAATCGCCTGTTCAGCCCATCTTCAAACAGCTTTGAAAGCCACCGCGAAGGGACGAACGAAACTCGGCGTATTAGCATTCGCCGAAGCGATGTTGATCATCCCGAAAACACTCGCTGCGAACGGAGGCTTCGATGTCCAAGATGCGATCGTGGCGCTACAgcaagaagcggaagagacGGACGATCCGGTCGGATTGGATCTCAAATCGGGGGAGCCGACGAACCCCGTCACCGAAGGGATTTGGGACAATTACAGAGTCAAGAGACAGATGTTACACGGTGCAGCGACTATTGCGGTCAACTTGTTGAACGTTGATGAAGTCCTGAGAGCAGGTAGATCGTCGTGAGTGAAAAAAAAaccacctcttcctgttcTTGATCATCCATCTTACATCTGGAATCACAAttacatacatacatacatacattCATTCGTGATGTAATGTCATCACAGTTGATCCGAGTTGAACTGAGCTGATCAATTTTCATGTGAATAGGCTGAAACCCGAAGGTGGTCCAGGCCCATAGTCTGATAAGAGAAGACGAGTATCACTTGGAGTTCAGATAGACAAAAAAGCAACGCATGTAATGCATCATGAGTCGGTCATAATCTTCCAATGCGAATCTCAACGCTTGTGTCACAATCGCATGCTTTGACTGATAGTAGTGCTACAACGGGTTTCTCACTGCCCTAAATATACAACTGATAAGACACGACATGATTGCTTGCTGGAGTACTTTCCGAGTCTCACACaatgagagggagagggggagatATGGCCGAAAACACATCTACTTCTGACCTAGGTTCCGcttcgctcttcctcacaaGTTCGACCCTCCTCCATAGATCCACGATCCTGACGCACATCACTGCCAGTAAAGCGTTTGGATGTCCTCTTTCGCAAATGCCAGTCCACACGCAGGACATTTCCTCTGCCTCGAGGCGATACGTTGTTCCAGACAATTCTTGCAGAAAGCTGAGTCACGAATCCCTCGTCAGTCACTTGCCCGTCGCTTGCCGCGCTGCGACCAATGTGTAACTCACTATGCATACACTTGACGATGACCTGCTGCTTGAAGTTCTGCTCACAGCAGGAACATCGAAGGAGTTTCTGTAGAGTAGATCATCAGCGCCTGTGACCGTGACTTGACCCAATTGGGACTAAGAACTCACCAATAGCTTgtccctttcttccttcatctgccATTCTCCAGCAGACATGTTTGTGTTACTGGCAGATGACATTGCCTCCTGACGTTCTTTGAGCTTCTTGATTGTCCTGTTCGCAGCCTCCGCTTCGTCCTGAAGTTTCGCTCGAGCTTCTTTCTCCGCGGCAGCATCTGCCACTCGCTGATGCATGATCTGTTGAGCCTATAGACATACGAGTTCAGCTTCGACAAACCAGAATGAGGCTTCAGCTGATCACGCACCTCTGCGAGAGCGCTCTGACTGTGCTGCAAGCGTAGCTCAATCTGACTCTTCTCCGAGACGGTCGCCGCTAGAGCTGTCTGTAGATCCAAAGCAGAATTTTTGAGAGAGGTCATGCCTTTTTCGGTGGCAGCCTGAGAGCGGGCAGCATCGTCAATATTGACTCTGAGATCTTGAAAATCAGTCAAGTACACTTACGATTTGGGTTCTCAATTGCGTTTCCACCTCCTGAGCTCGATCCAACAATTTGAGCTGTTTCTCCACGCTTCTCTGAGCTGTCTTGCACTCCACATCGACGGCTTCTTTCGATCGCATTGCGGCGAAATACTTGTTGTCGGCTTTCGCTTTCTGCAGTGCTCGTCAGCTTTACATCACTGCATTCGACAAGACAGTTTAGCGTACCTCCGTTGTCAAACGAGAAATCCGCAATTCGCCGTCTTTGAGCTCGAACACCTTGCTGTGGATAGTCTGATCCAAGCCTTCCCAGAGCTTTGAAAGGCCTTCGACTTCGCTGTACAAAGCGTTGGTTGACTGCGAGCATCACACGGAGGATTCAGCTTGGGCTAATAGACTGAATGAAAGGAACGCCAGACTTACCGCCTCTGCTTCGGAGAATTTCAGTTCCAGTTTTGCTCGTTgcctctctttctcgtccAGCCTGGCCGCGAGCTGACGAACATCTGCTGCGACCTCCGGATTGGGTCCTAAGACTTCCTCGTATTTGGCCAGCGTCCGTCTCGCGGCTTCCAGCTCGGCTCTGGCGTTGGATTCCTCCACCGCTGCTGCTGGGTCTGAAGATACACGTTGAAGctgagaggtgagtgcagtgATTTGGTCTTGAGCAGCAATGACTTTCTCCTCAAGATCCTTTAGGTAGTCTCCGTCGATTCCGCTCTCTTTCAGGAAAGACAGGTATCTGTGCGCACCATGTTGCACCGCCAAATTGCCCTTGAGTCGTCGAACCtcggaagagagaaaagaaatCCGATCTTGTCTAGCTTTGGCTAACCCTTCGACCTGCTCGGCAAATTTGAGTCTGTCTGCGTCTCTGGCCCTCCGTTCGAGTAGCTCCGAATTCATTTCGTCTCGCTGGCCTCGTAGTCTCGCCAAGTCGgaatccttcttcaacatctGCGCACGAAGGGCGTCAGACTCGGCTTTAGCCTCTGCCAGAACAGCTTCTCGGAAATCGCCATTCGAATCTCGCAGTTCGTCCAATTTTTTCTCCGTAGTCTCGAAGCGAGATTGCAAGGTGTTGGCTCGGTTGATCTGACTGGAGAGCTGATTGAGGTATActtggaagaagggtgaagCTCGGAGGGCAGTTTCGGAAGGATGATCGGCCTGCATaccatgtcagctggcCATGTTTATCCAACATATGGAGCTGTCAGCTTACCAGTAGTTTTAATCGATCAATCTCTTGTTGAAGGTGTGTTTGCTCAGCCCTCAAAGCTTGCAGCTGCTGTAGTCGAGACCCCGCCAGACTTTCCAAATCAGACGTATCTTGCAATACCCCAGACGCAGAATGACCTGCGCCTCCATTGGTGAAAGGCTTTAagtcctcttccactttgCCGTTGGGAGTCGCATGTCCAGACCCATTGGTCGCTCGGTTCGGTCCTGAGGCACCAGGAGTTCCCgcgtctcttcctctcgctcgttcttccttccatTCCTGTTGCGCTTTGTCATGCTCCATCCGTTCTCGATCCAGGGCTTTTTGCGCATGTTGCAGATCCCGTTGAGCACTATCCCGAGATTCGGTGATGGCTGATATTTGACTCTGCAGGATTTTCGTGTTTGATCGAAGAGACCCAGCCTCGGCTTCTAACTTCAAGCATCGAGTCTGGACTTCTTCTATGGATGCTGACCTCTGACCGTTACGGGTGGCCAAGTCGACGAAACAGCTGACTAATTGCATAGTTGATGGTAACCGGCTTTGTAAGGCCTTTTCCAGCTCCGGACGACCCAACGTTGGATCAAGGACAGCTATAACTAAGTTGTCAGCGACATAAACTTTTCCGTACGAGAACGACTCACGTTCTAAAACCTCTGTCTCCCGTAGGCCTACTTCATGTCGACCAGCTATATCCCTGATGGCAGAGACTACCTAGAAACACGCGATAGGAAAATAAGCGCCACGCCTCCCTCAAGATCGA
The sequence above is drawn from the Kwoniella newhampshirensis strain CBS 13917 chromosome 7, whole genome shotgun sequence genome and encodes:
- a CDS encoding E3 ubiquitin-protein ligase BRE1, with translation MNADLKRVRENAIEDTASPSAKRRVLAGNVSPSVDSSDGDGMEDWMKVVETKRKEAIYRQMLEYRRASERESKRANELEAQRRVLEASFHAVEICWTQVVSAIRDIAGRHEVGLRETEVLEPVLDPTLGRPELEKALQSRLPSTMQLVSCFVDLATRNGQRSASIEEVQTRCLKLEAEAGSLRSNTKILQSQISAITESRDSAQRDLQHAQKALDRERMEHDKAQQEWKEERARGRDAGTPGASGPNRATNGSGHATPNGKVEEDLKPFTNGGAGHSASGVLQDTSDLESLAGSRLQQLQALRAEQTHLQQEIDRLKLLADHPSETALRASPFFQVYLNQLSSQINRANTLQSRFETTEKKLDELRDSNGDFREAVLAEAKAESDALRAQMLKKDSDLARLRGQRDEMNSELLERRARDADRLKFAEQVEGLAKARQDRISFLSSEVRRLKGNLAVQHGAHRYLSFLKESGIDGDYLKDLEEKVIAAQDQITALTSQLQRVSSDPAAAVEESNARAELEAARRTLAKYEEVLGPNPEVAADVRQLAARLDEKERQRAKLELKFSEAEASTNALYSEVEGLSKLWEGLDQTIHSKVFELKDGELRISRLTTEKAKADNKYFAAMRSKEAVDVECKTAQRSVEKQLKLLDRAQEVETQLRTQIAATEKGMTSLKNSALDLQTALAATVSEKSQIELRLQHSQSALAEAQQIMHQRVADAAAEKEARAKLQDEAEAANRTIKKLKERQEAMSSASNTNMSAGEWQMKEERDKLLKLLRCSCCEQNFKQQVIVKCMHTFCKNCLEQRIASRQRKCPACGLAFAKEDIQTLYWQ
- a CDS encoding T-complex protein 1, zeta subunit, producing the protein MSSIELINPRAESIRRTQALQVNTAGAVGLANVVKSNLGPRGTIKMLVDGSGQIKMTKDGKVLLSEMQIQNPTAAMIARTAVAQDEQVGDGTTSVVLLVGELLKQADRYIQEGVHPRVIGEGFDMAKKEALSFLDSFKQFPKLDRANLISVAHTALSTKLHAKLATKLSADVVDAVLAIQAPETIEEGAHREPIDLHMIEVMKMQHRTDTDTQLIKGLVMDHGARHPDMPKRVENAFILTLNVSLEYEKTEVNSGFFYSSAEQREKLVESERRFVDSKLKKIVEFKNAVCDQAVGSGEKQKNFVLINQKGIDPMSLDVLAKNGILALRRAKRRNMERLQFACGGVAQNSVEDLTPDVLGWAGLVYEHTLGEEKYTFVEDVKEPKSVTMLIKGPNAHTMTQIQDALRDGFRSVKNAIEDHCVIPGAGAFEIACSAHLQTALKATAKGRTKLGVLAFAEAMLIIPKTLAANGGFDVQDAIVALQQEAEETDDPVGLDLKSGEPTNPVTEGIWDNYRVKRQMLHGAATIAVNLLNVDEVLRAGRSSLKPEGGPGP